In Oscillatoria acuminata PCC 6304, a single window of DNA contains:
- a CDS encoding 3'(2'),5'-bisphosphate nucleotidase, whose protein sequence is MSYEREKQVAIDAAIAAAKLCQAVRREIPVAMEKIDKSPVTVADYGSQALICKALDAAFPEDAIVGEEDATDLRSNSEQLTKVTHHVQSLVPDATPEQVADWIDRGNGEVGGRFWTLDPIDGTKGFLRQDQYAVAIALIEDNEVKVGVMACPALNLESGEEGTLFVAVRGEGATMQAISGGTWRSLRVVAADDVENMRFVESVEASHGDQSRQTSVAKAVGFTAESVRMDSQAKYGIVASGQAALYMRLPSPKTPDYRENIWDHAAGAIVVEEAGGRVTDMHGNSLPFGMGKKMVNNQGIVVSNGTIHDTVLKALQES, encoded by the coding sequence ATGTCATACGAACGGGAAAAACAAGTTGCCATTGATGCGGCGATCGCGGCTGCTAAACTTTGCCAAGCAGTACGCCGGGAGATTCCGGTTGCTATGGAAAAAATTGATAAAAGCCCCGTCACCGTGGCAGATTATGGGTCTCAGGCGTTGATTTGCAAAGCATTGGATGCGGCATTTCCCGAAGATGCGATCGTGGGGGAAGAAGATGCGACGGATCTGCGAAGCAATTCCGAACAACTGACAAAAGTCACGCATCATGTCCAGTCCCTGGTTCCCGATGCGACGCCGGAACAGGTTGCCGATTGGATCGATCGCGGCAATGGCGAAGTTGGGGGAAGATTTTGGACCCTAGACCCGATTGATGGGACTAAAGGATTTTTGAGACAGGATCAATATGCCGTGGCGATCGCCTTAATTGAAGACAACGAGGTGAAAGTCGGCGTTATGGCTTGTCCCGCCCTTAATTTAGAGTCGGGAGAAGAGGGGACCTTATTTGTAGCCGTCCGGGGAGAAGGGGCAACAATGCAGGCAATCTCGGGCGGAACCTGGCGATCGTTGCGAGTCGTTGCCGCTGATGATGTGGAAAATATGCGGTTTGTAGAAAGCGTAGAAGCCAGTCACGGCGACCAATCCAGGCAAACTTCTGTCGCCAAAGCCGTCGGATTCACCGCTGAATCTGTGCGAATGGATTCCCAAGCCAAATATGGAATTGTCGCATCAGGACAAGCGGCATTATATATGCGCTTACCCTCTCCCAAAACCCCAGACTACCGAGAGAATATCTGGGACCATGCCGCCGGGGCGATCGTGGTTGAAGAAGCGGGAGGGCGTGTCACGGATATGCATGGCAATTCTTTACCCTTTGGGATGGGTAAAAAAATGGTCAACAATCAAGGCATCGTTGTTAGCAATGGCACCATCCACGACACGGTATTGAAAGCGTTACAAGAGTCGTAA
- a CDS encoding zinc metalloprotease HtpX, translating to MSETSFPKAGRSGTTGVKLMMTGVGGNLAFASVVTMTLMFGMVFVLCLGVSLILNSENPGMGLVISIVGTLVFNIAAFFLSPWIMDLTQQWLYGTRWIDLTELNRKSPESAEIIRQICADKNLKQPRLGIIDDQNPTAFTYGSLPNSARLVVSEGLFTYLDDDETATVYAHELGHIVHWDFAVMTVASTLVQITYLIYVYASRMGRGGGKAKDIAGQVAMAAYIFYLVGTYLLLYLSRTREYFADRFAAETTGNPNALSRALVKIAYGLVEEGQKATEPSRLVEGTRALGIYDHKAATSTGTTYRISSKPEQIGRVFLWDMFNPWGWWMELNSTHPLTGKRVRALSTYAEQLGLDIEFDMGRIMGEGRTLSKSKLYGTFVGDLFLYMAPMIGLIAGAIAWFVLPIPPGDFALLAYPLLGLGIGLLVKTLVMFPNFDRAPETDILTLMADPYASPLRGKPAKLKGELIGRGDAGYTFGSDLKLQDPSGLLFLRYASRFGPIGNFLFGMKKVKSLIGMQVHTLGWFRRGVAPWMDLIQLETQNETKVNSYHRFWSFLMSGGMIIGGIVLLFIV from the coding sequence ATGTCTGAAACCTCTTTCCCGAAAGCGGGACGTAGCGGTACTACTGGCGTTAAGCTGATGATGACTGGAGTTGGAGGCAATCTCGCCTTTGCTTCAGTCGTTACCATGACCCTCATGTTTGGGATGGTTTTCGTGTTGTGTTTAGGCGTTTCCCTAATTCTCAACAGCGAGAATCCAGGGATGGGCTTAGTGATCTCAATTGTGGGTACCCTCGTCTTTAATATCGCCGCCTTTTTCCTATCCCCTTGGATTATGGATTTAACCCAGCAGTGGCTGTATGGGACTCGCTGGATCGACCTCACGGAACTGAATCGCAAGAGTCCTGAGTCGGCAGAAATTATCCGCCAGATTTGTGCCGACAAAAATCTGAAACAACCGCGTTTGGGGATTATCGACGACCAAAACCCCACCGCCTTTACCTATGGGTCTCTCCCCAATAGCGCCCGTTTAGTCGTCAGCGAGGGACTCTTTACCTATCTTGATGATGATGAAACGGCCACCGTCTACGCCCACGAACTGGGTCACATCGTCCATTGGGACTTTGCGGTGATGACAGTCGCCTCCACCTTAGTTCAAATTACCTATTTGATTTATGTGTATGCCAGTCGGATGGGACGTGGGGGGGGAAAAGCCAAGGATATAGCTGGTCAAGTAGCAATGGCTGCCTACATTTTTTATCTGGTGGGTACTTATTTGCTGTTGTACCTCTCGCGAACTCGGGAATATTTTGCCGATCGCTTTGCAGCAGAAACCACCGGCAACCCCAACGCCCTCTCCCGGGCACTGGTTAAAATTGCTTATGGGTTAGTAGAAGAAGGGCAAAAAGCCACAGAACCCAGTCGGTTAGTGGAAGGAACTCGGGCATTAGGCATCTACGACCATAAAGCCGCCACCTCCACAGGCACTACCTATCGAATTTCCAGCAAACCCGAACAAATTGGGCGAGTGTTTCTTTGGGATATGTTTAATCCCTGGGGATGGTGGATGGAGTTGAACTCCACTCACCCCTTAACCGGCAAGCGGGTTCGCGCCTTAAGTACCTACGCCGAACAGTTAGGATTAGACATCGAGTTCGACATGGGGCGGATTATGGGAGAAGGTCGGACTCTGAGTAAGAGTAAGCTATACGGCACTTTTGTCGGGGATTTATTCCTCTATATGGCCCCGATGATTGGATTGATTGCAGGGGCGATCGCCTGGTTCGTCTTACCCATACCCCCAGGAGACTTTGCGCTTCTTGCCTATCCCTTACTGGGCTTGGGAATTGGCCTCTTGGTGAAAACCTTAGTCATGTTCCCCAACTTCGATCGCGCCCCAGAAACCGATATTCTCACCTTAATGGCGGACCCCTACGCCAGTCCATTGCGGGGTAAACCGGCTAAACTCAAAGGCGAATTGATTGGACGGGGAGATGCGGGATATACTTTCGGGTCCGATTTGAAACTGCAAGACCCCAGTGGATTGCTATTTCTGCGTTATGCCTCCCGATTTGGTCCGATTGGCAATTTCCTATTTGGCATGAAGAAGGTGAAAAGCCTGATTGGAATGCAGGTTCATACCTTGGGTTGGTTTCGCCGGGGAGTCGCCCCCTGGATGGATTTGATCCAGTTAGAAACCCAGAATGAGACAAAGGTGAACAGTTATCATCGCTTCTGGTCCTTTTTGATGAGTGGCGGAATGATCATCGGCGGAATCGTTTTGCTGTTTATCGTTTAA
- a CDS encoding glutamate-5-semialdehyde dehydrogenase produces MTSMQIGSENLVTIAQSTAIAARKLGILSTEAKNQAIEAVAQSLQSAASEIVAANAKDCEIAQADGISKPLYNRLKMDRTKLEATIAGVRDVGKLPDPVGEIQLHRELDEGLILKRVSAPLGVVAVIFEARPEAAIQISALAIKSGNGVILKGGKEANHSCAAIVKAIRQGLAQTEVDPDVVQLLTTREETLALLKLDNFVDLIVPRGSNEFVRFVQDNTRIPVLGHAEGICHLYVDASADIEKAVTIAVDSKTQYPAACNAIETLLVHEAVAPEFLPQVAAALQGRQVQLRLDQKSQAILKNTPNLQDWEPATEEDWKTEYTDLILSIKVVDSLEEAIAHINTYGSGHTDAIVTEEQSAANLFLSQVASAGVFHNCSTRFADGFRYGFGAEVGISTQKMPPRGPVGLEGLVTYKYQLVGKGQVVATYSGPEAKSFTHRNLA; encoded by the coding sequence ATGACATCCATGCAAATTGGTTCGGAAAATCTAGTTACAATTGCTCAATCCACGGCGATTGCTGCCCGGAAATTGGGGATACTCTCCACGGAGGCGAAAAATCAGGCGATCGAGGCAGTCGCCCAATCTTTACAATCTGCTGCCTCCGAAATTGTTGCTGCCAATGCCAAAGATTGTGAAATTGCCCAAGCGGATGGCATTTCCAAACCCCTTTACAACCGTTTAAAAATGGACCGGACCAAACTAGAGGCAACCATTGCCGGAGTTCGAGATGTGGGGAAACTCCCGGATCCGGTGGGTGAGATTCAGCTTCATCGGGAATTGGATGAGGGCTTAATTCTCAAGCGAGTTTCTGCACCATTGGGGGTGGTTGCGGTGATTTTTGAAGCCCGTCCCGAGGCAGCAATTCAAATTTCTGCCCTAGCGATTAAATCGGGCAATGGAGTGATTTTAAAAGGCGGGAAAGAGGCGAATCATTCTTGTGCAGCCATTGTTAAAGCAATTCGCCAAGGGTTGGCCCAGACGGAGGTTGACCCGGATGTTGTGCAGTTGTTAACGACAAGAGAAGAAACGTTAGCGTTATTAAAATTAGATAATTTTGTAGATTTAATTGTACCGAGAGGGTCAAATGAGTTTGTGCGGTTTGTTCAGGACAATACTCGCATTCCGGTTTTGGGTCATGCGGAGGGGATTTGTCATTTGTATGTAGATGCCTCGGCAGACATTGAAAAAGCGGTGACGATCGCCGTTGATTCTAAAACTCAGTATCCGGCAGCTTGTAATGCGATCGAAACCTTGCTGGTTCATGAGGCAGTCGCCCCAGAATTTTTACCCCAAGTTGCTGCTGCACTCCAAGGGCGTCAGGTGCAATTACGGTTGGATCAGAAAAGTCAAGCTATCCTGAAAAATACCCCCAATTTACAGGATTGGGAACCGGCAACGGAGGAGGATTGGAAAACCGAATATACGGACTTGATTTTATCGATTAAGGTGGTCGATTCTTTAGAAGAGGCGATCGCCCATATCAATACTTATGGATCCGGTCATACCGATGCGATCGTCACTGAAGAACAATCGGCTGCAAATCTGTTTCTGTCTCAAGTTGCCTCTGCCGGAGTCTTCCATAATTGTTCCACCCGCTTTGCTGATGGATTCCGCTATGGTTTCGGGGCTGAAGTGGGAATTAGTACCCAAAAAATGCCGCCCCGAGGTCCTGTTGGACTAGAAGGATTAGTCACTTACAAATATCAATTAGTCGGCAAGGGTCAAGTGGTGGCAACCTATTCCGGTCCCGAGGCTAAATCCTTCACCCATCGTAATTTAGCTTAA
- a CDS encoding M28 family peptidase, whose amino-acid sequence MKVFTKAALIRVAVLSLIVIFGLTLGWNTVINMPGKSYAGDLPPLTEREQALQVELRQSIENIAGEDIGEHNYFYYNQLEAVADWIESEFTAVGYEVKRQTYEVNGQQFHNLEVEKIGTKKPEEIIVIGAHYDSVVGSQGANDNGSGTAAVLAIAREFADKSTARTLRFVGFTNEEPPFFWTENMGSFVYAKRCRDRQENIVGMLSLETMGYYSDQPGSQQYPLGLLNLVYPITGNFITFVSNLPSGNFLREVIGSFRSHTQFPSEGAAMPGATPGAGWSDHWSFWQFDYPALMVTDTAPFRYPFYHTMQDTPDQVNYDRLARVVSGLERVIEELAQGRIAASI is encoded by the coding sequence ATGAAAGTATTCACAAAAGCTGCTCTCATCCGAGTAGCAGTGTTATCACTCATCGTGATTTTTGGACTAACATTAGGCTGGAATACCGTGATTAATATGCCTGGAAAAAGTTATGCGGGAGACTTACCCCCCTTAACTGAACGCGAACAAGCCTTGCAAGTTGAACTCCGCCAATCCATCGAAAACATTGCCGGAGAAGACATTGGCGAACATAACTATTTTTACTACAATCAATTAGAAGCGGTTGCGGATTGGATAGAATCGGAATTTACCGCTGTAGGTTATGAAGTGAAACGACAAACCTATGAAGTCAATGGGCAGCAGTTTCATAACTTAGAAGTTGAAAAAATTGGCACCAAAAAACCCGAGGAAATCATCGTGATTGGCGCTCATTATGATTCGGTGGTGGGGTCTCAAGGCGCAAATGATAATGGCAGTGGAACCGCAGCGGTATTAGCCATAGCCCGGGAATTTGCAGACAAATCAACGGCGCGAACCTTGCGATTTGTAGGATTTACCAATGAGGAACCGCCGTTTTTTTGGACCGAAAATATGGGCAGTTTTGTCTATGCCAAACGCTGTCGCGATCGCCAGGAAAATATTGTGGGAATGCTCAGTTTAGAAACAATGGGCTACTATTCTGACCAGCCCGGTTCTCAACAGTATCCCCTCGGATTATTAAACCTCGTCTATCCCATCACCGGAAATTTTATTACCTTTGTCAGCAATCTCCCCTCGGGAAATTTCTTGCGAGAGGTGATTGGTTCCTTCCGCAGTCATACCCAATTTCCCTCAGAAGGTGCAGCGATGCCAGGGGCAACACCCGGGGCTGGTTGGTCGGATCATTGGTCATTTTGGCAGTTTGATTATCCCGCCCTAATGGTCACCGATACCGCCCCCTTTCGCTATCCCTTTTATCATACGATGCAAGACACCCCAGATCAAGTCAATTATGACCGCCTCGCCCGAGTGGTATCCGGTTTAGAACGGGTCATCGAAGAACTCGCCCAGGGGAGAATTGCCGCGTCGATTTAA
- a CDS encoding DUF4864 domain-containing protein, whose product MESFQPWLSYVGIGVGVIVGGIVLIWISVSLIIFSKTKGLPQAIGAFFAQIGQGDINGAYQSTSDRFKSKTSKQQFAKFIKTHKLNQYQRTTMSIPTTEEDVHCLDVTVISKTGREVLVQMKLVKQDKVWTVDDLTYQYNSSKKATTAAKK is encoded by the coding sequence GTGGAATCCTTTCAACCTTGGTTATCGTATGTGGGAATTGGAGTAGGTGTCATCGTCGGGGGAATCGTCCTGATTTGGATTAGCGTTTCCCTGATTATTTTTTCCAAAACCAAAGGATTACCCCAGGCGATCGGGGCCTTTTTTGCTCAAATTGGCCAAGGGGATATCAATGGGGCCTATCAGTCCACCAGCGATCGCTTTAAAAGCAAAACCTCTAAACAACAATTTGCTAAATTCATCAAAACCCACAAACTAAATCAGTATCAGCGCACTACCATGTCAATTCCCACGACTGAGGAGGATGTTCACTGTCTGGATGTCACCGTGATTTCTAAAACAGGTCGGGAAGTTCTCGTGCAAATGAAACTGGTTAAACAAGATAAAGTTTGGACCGTTGATGATTTAACCTATCAATATAATAGCTCGAAAAAAGCAACTACTGCTGCTAAGAAATAA
- a CDS encoding patatin-like phospholipase family protein yields the protein MTYRILSIDGGGIRGVLAARMLQRIEERLELPLRDHFDLIAGTSTGSMVGAAIAMGIPCEKIVQLYRKKSKKVFPYRSRWTLKRLPLLLQHGPSAPKFSEAGLIRMLKDLLGEKRLSDINPAKLLITSYDTIGRSPIIFKSWKEKFANVPVWEACLCSASAPTFFPAHRLVIDGEVMSAIDGGLAANNPTACAVAEAIRLGHRLEDLEVISIGTGAATRVIPWEQARSWGTLQWIWGGRVVKVMTDAPCEVYHYITDYVIGDKSRYARLQFPLDRRLIHKPLSDDMDDASNENINNLVEAADAYMNLVEVVECLDMCLRKAEPPQVHVQERYQR from the coding sequence ATGACCTATCGGATACTGAGCATCGATGGTGGCGGAATTCGTGGTGTATTAGCGGCGCGAATGTTGCAACGGATTGAAGAACGACTAGAGTTGCCGTTACGAGATCATTTTGATTTAATTGCGGGAACTTCCACGGGATCAATGGTGGGTGCGGCGATCGCGATGGGAATTCCCTGCGAGAAAATTGTCCAACTTTACCGGAAAAAGTCTAAAAAAGTCTTTCCCTACAGGAGCCGGTGGACCCTCAAGCGACTCCCGTTACTACTACAGCATGGTCCTTCTGCACCGAAGTTTTCCGAAGCAGGACTGATCCGGATGCTCAAAGATTTATTGGGCGAGAAGCGCTTGTCCGATATTAACCCAGCCAAGCTGTTAATTACCAGTTACGATACCATTGGCCGATCGCCCATTATTTTTAAAAGCTGGAAAGAGAAATTTGCTAATGTTCCGGTATGGGAAGCGTGCCTCTGTTCCGCTTCTGCTCCTACCTTCTTTCCGGCACACCGATTAGTCATTGATGGCGAGGTGATGTCGGCAATTGATGGCGGTTTAGCTGCAAATAATCCCACAGCTTGCGCGGTGGCAGAAGCGATTCGCCTGGGTCATCGTCTCGAAGATTTGGAAGTCATTTCCATTGGAACAGGTGCAGCAACGCGGGTCATTCCCTGGGAACAAGCGCGCTCTTGGGGGACGCTGCAATGGATTTGGGGAGGGCGCGTGGTTAAAGTGATGACCGATGCACCTTGCGAAGTTTATCACTATATCACGGATTATGTGATTGGAGATAAATCGCGCTATGCTCGTCTACAATTTCCCCTTGATCGCAGGTTAATTCATAAACCTTTGAGCGATGATATGGATGATGCCAGCAATGAGAATATCAACAATTTAGTTGAAGCGGCTGATGCCTATATGAATTTGGTTGAAGTTGTAGAATGCTTGGATATGTGTTTGAGGAAAGCTGAACCTCCTCAGGTTCATGTTCAAGAACGTTATCAACGGTAA
- the pstB gene encoding phosphate ABC transporter ATP-binding protein PstB: MSFDRQTANHHQTEPQTEAILRTENLNVYYGDTLALKGVNLEIPKKQITGFIGPSGCGKSTLIRCFNRLNDLISGFHIKGKCSYYNQDLYDKKIDPVEVRRRIGMVFQKPNPFPKSIYDNIAYGARVNRFKGNLDELVETSLRRAALWDEVKDKLKSNGLSLSGGQQQRLCIARAIAINPEIVLMDEPCASLDPISTMKVEELMQELKENYTIVIVTHNMQQASRSCDYTAFFNAQATEDGKRFGYLVEYDKTENIFQNPKQEATLEYVSGRFG, encoded by the coding sequence ATGTCTTTCGATCGGCAAACAGCCAATCATCATCAAACAGAACCCCAAACAGAAGCAATTCTGCGAACGGAAAATCTCAACGTTTATTACGGAGATACGTTAGCCCTCAAAGGGGTGAATCTGGAGATCCCTAAAAAACAAATTACCGGATTTATTGGACCATCAGGATGCGGGAAAAGTACATTAATCCGATGTTTTAACCGTCTCAACGATTTGATTAGTGGATTCCACATTAAAGGAAAATGTTCCTACTACAATCAAGACCTCTACGATAAAAAAATTGACCCGGTAGAGGTCCGTCGGCGCATTGGGATGGTCTTCCAAAAACCGAATCCTTTCCCCAAATCCATTTATGACAATATCGCTTATGGAGCGCGAGTCAATCGGTTTAAAGGGAATCTGGATGAATTAGTCGAAACTTCATTGCGTCGCGCTGCTTTATGGGATGAAGTGAAAGATAAATTAAAGTCCAATGGGTTATCTTTATCCGGTGGTCAACAGCAACGGCTCTGTATCGCCCGAGCGATCGCCATTAATCCAGAAATCGTACTGATGGACGAACCCTGCGCCTCCCTCGACCCCATCTCAACGATGAAAGTCGAAGAGTTGATGCAGGAACTCAAAGAAAATTACACCATTGTGATTGTGACCCACAATATGCAGCAAGCCTCGCGGTCTTGCGATTATACCGCGTTTTTCAATGCTCAAGCCACGGAAGATGGTAAGCGCTTTGGATATCTCGTGGAGTATGATAAAACTGAAAATATTTTCCAAAATCCCAAACAAGAAGCGACCCTGGAGTATGTGAGCGGGCGCTTCGGTTAA
- the pstA gene encoding phosphate ABC transporter permease PstA, with product MRNYKTPRSLFVWVMTVLSGACLVLTLVPLFAVMIYVTIKGFNRLNLDLFTELPPAAGMEGGGIANAIAGTLIMVGIAAAISVPIGVFGAVYLSEFSSVRVARWIRFATNVLSGVPSIIVGIFAYGIIVLATKQFSAFAGGVALSVLMLPIVVRTTDEALQIVPPDVRWASVGVGASNHQTVLRVVLPAALPAIITGLTLAIARAAGETAPLIFTALFTFFWPQGLFEPAPSLAVLVYNFASVPYASQQELAWAASLILVLLVLLTSILARWATRKSIY from the coding sequence ATGCGGAACTATAAAACTCCGCGATCGCTGTTTGTCTGGGTGATGACCGTTTTATCCGGTGCCTGTTTAGTGCTCACCCTCGTGCCGTTATTCGCGGTGATGATTTATGTGACCATTAAAGGGTTTAACCGGCTGAATTTGGACTTGTTTACAGAACTGCCACCTGCAGCGGGGATGGAAGGAGGGGGGATTGCCAATGCGATCGCCGGAACCCTGATTATGGTGGGGATCGCTGCTGCGATTAGCGTTCCGATTGGAGTGTTTGGCGCGGTTTACTTGTCTGAGTTCAGTTCCGTTCGTGTCGCCCGGTGGATCCGCTTTGCTACGAACGTGCTGAGTGGGGTTCCCTCGATTATTGTCGGAATTTTTGCCTACGGTATCATTGTATTAGCGACCAAGCAGTTCTCTGCTTTTGCCGGTGGGGTGGCACTCTCGGTCCTCATGTTACCGATTGTCGTCCGAACCACCGATGAAGCCCTGCAAATCGTTCCTCCTGATGTGCGATGGGCGTCTGTGGGAGTGGGAGCCTCCAACCATCAAACCGTCTTGCGGGTGGTGCTACCAGCGGCGTTACCTGCTATTATCACAGGACTAACCCTGGCGATCGCTCGCGCTGCTGGAGAAACCGCTCCCTTAATTTTCACGGCTCTCTTTACCTTTTTTTGGCCCCAAGGCTTGTTTGAACCCGCCCCCTCTCTAGCGGTGTTGGTTTATAACTTTGCCTCGGTTCCCTACGCCAGTCAACAAGAACTGGCTTGGGCTGCCTCATTGATTTTAGTGTTGTTGGTTCTACTCACCAGCATTTTGGCTCGCTGGGCCACGCGGAAAAGCATTTATTAA